One Candidatus Margulisiibacteriota bacterium DNA segment encodes these proteins:
- a CDS encoding RNA-binding protein, protein MKSIFVGNLPWSVADADLQAKFAEFGNVISARVVSDKFSGKSRGFGFVDMEDADAEKAIAGMTGYKWGDREITVNEARPKTEGGRGGDRGGRRDFNRF, encoded by the coding sequence ATGAAAAGTATATTTGTTGGTAACCTGCCATGGTCCGTTGCCGATGCTGATCTTCAAGCGAAATTCGCTGAATTCGGCAACGTAATTTCGGCCCGGGTAGTCAGCGATAAGTTCTCGGGCAAGTCCCGGGGATTTGGTTTTGTTGACATGGAAGATGCCGATGCCGAAAAAGCTATTGCCGGGATGACCGGTTATAAGTGGGGCGATCGGGAAATCACCGTTAACGAAGCCCGGCCGAAGACCGAGGGCGGTCGCGGCGGAGATCGCGGCGGACGCAGGGATTTCAACCGGTTCTAA